One Luteolibacter flavescens DNA window includes the following coding sequences:
- a CDS encoding 3-keto-disaccharide hydrolase → MKSRHILVAAALISAASAAEGFKDTPLIPGSKWHVHDPDRPKPPVVTPGKQFNQQADAPSDAVVLFNGKDFSKWQGEQGEVKWKIQDGYAETTKTGRIRTKDEFGDFQLHLEFATPAKVEGNGQGRGNNGVNIFGKYEIQVLDSYNNETYADGQASAIYGQTPPMVNASRPPGEWQTYDIIFEGPRWDAEGKLLKKAYITVLHNGVLVHHRRELHGDTRYRGVGNYDKPHPTKGFIELYEHGNPVRFRNIWIREVKIPTPEDLGMTPEAK, encoded by the coding sequence ATGAAATCCCGACACATCCTCGTCGCTGCCGCCCTGATCTCCGCTGCATCCGCTGCCGAAGGCTTCAAGGACACGCCGCTCATCCCCGGCTCCAAGTGGCACGTCCACGATCCGGATCGCCCGAAGCCGCCGGTGGTCACCCCCGGCAAGCAATTCAACCAACAGGCCGATGCGCCGAGCGACGCCGTGGTCCTCTTCAATGGCAAGGACTTCTCCAAGTGGCAGGGAGAACAGGGCGAAGTGAAGTGGAAGATCCAGGACGGCTACGCCGAAACCACCAAGACCGGCCGCATCCGCACGAAGGATGAATTCGGCGACTTCCAGCTTCACCTCGAGTTCGCCACCCCGGCCAAGGTCGAGGGCAACGGCCAAGGCCGCGGCAACAACGGCGTGAACATCTTCGGCAAGTACGAGATCCAGGTGCTGGACTCCTACAACAACGAGACCTACGCCGACGGTCAGGCCTCCGCGATCTACGGCCAGACCCCGCCAATGGTGAATGCCTCGCGCCCGCCCGGCGAATGGCAGACCTACGACATCATTTTCGAAGGCCCACGCTGGGACGCCGAGGGCAAGCTGCTCAAGAAAGCCTACATCACCGTGCTGCACAATGGCGTGCTGGTGCACCACCGCCGCGAACTCCACGGCGACACCCGCTACCGCGGCGTGGGCAACTACGACAAGCCGCACCCGACCAAGGGCTTCATCGAGCTCTATGAGCACGGAAACCCCGTCCGCTTCCGCAATATCTGGATCCGCGAGGTGAAGATCCCGACGCCCGAGGACCTCGGGATGACGCCGGAGGCGAAGTAA
- a CDS encoding DUF2334 domain-containing protein, with amino-acid sequence MPLKKILLLALAAFALPASAETKRIAIIKADDVTGVNAKWERFFLLAEKHGVPVSAGVIGNSFEKQDAKYDEWLKKWEATGKVEFWNHGWDHRRWDENGAYKSEFSGSGYEHQKTHLVKTQEAGEAALGKPFIAFGTPFNDMDADTAKALNEIPQLKLFFCRPESEPAKLLEGKILLPMHLRGENDGTGKPNFAKFKEEYEKRKDDPSLTPCAFQFHPGFFSEAAFADFSAIVEFLKAEGWSFMLPADYAKAAGK; translated from the coding sequence CGCAGCCTTCGCGCTTCCTGCCTCCGCCGAAACAAAACGCATCGCCATCATCAAGGCGGACGACGTCACCGGCGTGAATGCGAAGTGGGAGCGCTTCTTCCTGCTCGCGGAAAAGCACGGCGTCCCGGTCTCCGCCGGAGTCATCGGAAACTCCTTCGAGAAACAGGACGCGAAGTACGACGAGTGGCTGAAGAAATGGGAAGCCACCGGCAAGGTGGAGTTCTGGAACCACGGCTGGGACCACCGGCGCTGGGATGAGAACGGAGCCTACAAGTCGGAGTTCAGCGGCTCGGGCTACGAGCACCAGAAGACCCATCTGGTGAAGACCCAGGAGGCAGGGGAGGCTGCGCTCGGAAAGCCCTTCATCGCCTTCGGCACACCCTTCAATGACATGGACGCGGACACGGCGAAGGCGCTGAATGAAATCCCGCAGCTCAAGCTGTTCTTCTGCCGTCCGGAGTCCGAGCCGGCAAAGCTGCTGGAAGGCAAGATCCTGCTGCCGATGCACCTGCGCGGCGAGAACGACGGAACCGGCAAGCCGAACTTCGCGAAATTCAAGGAGGAGTATGAAAAGCGGAAGGACGATCCTTCACTGACGCCCTGCGCCTTCCAGTTTCACCCCGGCTTCTTCAGCGAGGCGGCATTCGCGGACTTCTCCGCCATCGTGGAGTTCCTGAAGGCGGAGGGATGGTCCTTCATGCTGCCCGCGGACTATGCGAAGGCCGCGGGCAAGTGA
- a CDS encoding redoxin domain-containing protein yields the protein MKALVLSLAFAATALAAENKNPAVMAIGSPVPDFELPGIDGKNHKLAEYESAKVLCLIFTCNHCPDAIAAAVRMEEIHQAYKDKGVAVVAINSSNPLGLRPDELGYGPHGDSFEEMTPFAKENGWTFPYLYDGETQTLSATVGAQSTPHVFIFGEDRKLAYTGRMDDAARKTGPVEKSYVRDALDALLAGKPVATPTTRSFGCSTKWLWKKDEVAADQKNWEAKPVTLEKLDVETAKKLRENKSGNVRLINFWSTTCGPCVAEFPDLVDAYRRFQNRSFDFVTISLDPVDDQAKALKFLEKQHAALGDRTKASMEKEGRKSNNYLFAGDNPDLLAEAIDKEWTGAQPHTVLVSPEGEILWRHTGAVDPVEMRRQIVKAMEGMP from the coding sequence ATGAAAGCTCTCGTCCTCAGCCTAGCCTTTGCCGCCACCGCGCTCGCCGCGGAGAACAAGAATCCTGCCGTGATGGCGATCGGCTCCCCGGTGCCGGATTTCGAGCTGCCGGGCATCGATGGCAAGAATCACAAGCTGGCCGAGTACGAGAGTGCGAAGGTGCTTTGCCTGATCTTCACCTGCAACCACTGCCCTGACGCGATCGCCGCCGCGGTTCGCATGGAGGAGATCCACCAGGCCTACAAGGACAAGGGCGTGGCCGTGGTGGCCATCAACAGCAGCAACCCGCTCGGCCTGCGTCCCGATGAACTCGGCTACGGGCCGCACGGCGATTCCTTCGAGGAGATGACTCCCTTCGCAAAGGAAAACGGCTGGACCTTCCCCTACCTCTACGACGGCGAGACCCAGACGCTGAGCGCGACCGTGGGTGCCCAATCAACGCCGCACGTCTTCATCTTCGGCGAGGATCGCAAGCTTGCCTACACCGGCCGCATGGACGATGCGGCGCGGAAGACCGGCCCGGTCGAAAAGAGCTACGTGAGGGACGCGCTCGACGCCCTGCTCGCCGGCAAGCCGGTGGCCACGCCGACCACCCGCTCCTTTGGCTGCTCGACGAAGTGGCTGTGGAAGAAGGACGAGGTGGCCGCCGACCAGAAGAACTGGGAGGCCAAGCCGGTGACGCTGGAGAAGCTGGACGTGGAGACCGCGAAGAAGCTCCGCGAGAACAAGTCCGGCAACGTGCGCCTCATCAACTTCTGGTCCACCACCTGCGGCCCGTGCGTCGCAGAGTTCCCGGATCTGGTGGATGCCTACCGCCGCTTCCAGAACCGCTCCTTCGACTTCGTGACCATTTCGCTCGACCCGGTGGACGATCAGGCGAAGGCCCTGAAATTCCTGGAAAAGCAGCACGCCGCGCTTGGCGACCGCACGAAGGCTTCCATGGAGAAGGAAGGCCGCAAGTCGAACAACTACCTCTTCGCCGGAGACAATCCGGACCTGCTCGCCGAGGCGATCGACAAGGAATGGACCGGTGCCCAGCCACACACGGTGCTCGTTTCCCCCGAGGGCGAGATCCTCTGGCGCCACACCGGTGCCGTGGATCCCGTGGAGATGCGCCGCCAGATCGTGAAGGCGATGGAAGGAATGCCCTAA
- a CDS encoding polyprenyl synthetase family protein encodes MSISTVPQGRSERFPFELVRPQLEKVEASIRDQIRAFDPAVEPYVSYVCNTSGKRIRPALSILTGGALGQVDEGHLKIGVILELIHMATLVHDDIIDGAVTRRMIPTANAKWGAGLSVLLGDALFSHALHLATDFNDISICRKVGHASREVCQGEIVQTQRRWDLTLTKADYFRIIEMKTGALFAAATGIAAALSGADAETEARLFDYGMKLGTAYQIYDDCLDLVGSEEDVGKTLRTDLEKGKLTLPILNLLESASDSQRAKLNKRIIDQEALDLPVLVGIAEYEGAIESAVDTASNMLGTCRDHLVGLPGSEHVEALEQITWYLAALLEKCRR; translated from the coding sequence ATGAGTATCAGCACCGTCCCACAGGGCCGCAGCGAGCGGTTTCCCTTCGAACTTGTCCGGCCCCAGTTGGAAAAGGTGGAAGCCTCCATCCGCGATCAGATCCGCGCCTTCGATCCCGCGGTGGAGCCCTACGTCAGCTACGTCTGCAATACCTCGGGCAAGCGCATCCGCCCCGCCCTCTCGATCCTCACCGGCGGCGCGCTCGGCCAGGTGGACGAGGGTCACCTGAAGATCGGCGTCATCCTGGAGCTCATCCACATGGCGACGCTGGTGCATGACGACATCATCGACGGTGCCGTGACGCGCCGCATGATCCCGACGGCGAATGCCAAGTGGGGTGCGGGGCTTTCCGTGCTGCTCGGCGACGCGCTCTTCTCGCACGCGCTGCACCTCGCCACGGATTTCAATGACATCTCGATCTGCCGCAAGGTCGGCCACGCCTCGCGCGAGGTCTGCCAAGGCGAGATCGTCCAGACCCAGCGCCGCTGGGACCTCACGCTGACGAAGGCGGACTACTTCCGCATCATCGAGATGAAGACCGGCGCGCTCTTCGCCGCCGCCACGGGCATCGCCGCCGCGCTCTCGGGAGCCGACGCCGAAACCGAGGCCCGCCTCTTCGACTACGGCATGAAGCTGGGCACGGCCTACCAGATCTACGACGACTGCCTGGACCTCGTGGGCAGCGAGGAAGACGTGGGCAAGACGCTCCGCACCGACCTCGAAAAGGGCAAGCTGACCCTGCCCATCCTCAATCTCCTCGAAAGCGCCAGCGACTCGCAGCGCGCGAAGCTGAACAAGCGCATCATCGACCAGGAAGCGCTCGATCTCCCCGTGCTCGTCGGCATCGCCGAGTATGAGGGCGCGATCGAGTCCGCGGTGGACACCGCCTCGAACATGCTCGGCACCTGCCGCGACCACCTCGTCGGCCTGCCCGGCAGCGAGCACGTCGAGGCGCTGGAGCAGATCACGTGGTACCTCGCCGCGCTGCTCGAGAAGTGCCGCCGCTGA